A window of the Tunturibacter empetritectus genome harbors these coding sequences:
- a CDS encoding cytochrome P450, with amino-acid sequence MTTPPLTLEAPPEPAPPVSSVSSTGRMPPGLKHSLPFYSFKPWVKLGSPILLFEYLLKTYGNIACYRFLGTPIVFINDPEYIREILVTQAASFVKERTVRRMKVLLGEGLITSDDPIHMRQRKIAAPAFHRQRIAAYGDQIVDCAAHQSQAWQQESPSGQPIDISASSMKLSLEIVARTLFNTEVTADIRSINDEVNTIMDLYNFIVAFPKIESFLHLPIPGIMKFRRSKARLDAVVDRLIREHREAAARSEPGKEEKTGGDLLSMLLASKYESEDPTQQTGMSDEQVRDEVLTIFLAGYETVANGLAWTWYLLSRNPAIEANLHAELDGVLGTGSSQRLPTLADYPALRYTEQVFAESMRLYPPAWAMGRMSTKPITLGPYTIPPGAHFFFSQYIMGRDPQYFPDPLRFDPDRFTPENKAARAKFTYFPFGGGSRQCIGESFAWMEGVFSIATLAQRWRMTYLGSTPPEVQAKITLRPRDPLMMQLIPR; translated from the coding sequence ATGACCACCCCTCCCCTCACCCTCGAAGCTCCCCCAGAACCGGCTCCCCCCGTATCTTCGGTTAGCAGTACAGGACGCATGCCGCCCGGCCTCAAGCACTCTCTCCCCTTCTACTCCTTCAAGCCCTGGGTCAAACTCGGCAGCCCCATCCTCCTCTTCGAGTACCTGCTCAAGACCTACGGCAACATCGCCTGCTATCGCTTCCTCGGCACACCCATCGTCTTCATCAACGACCCCGAGTACATCCGCGAGATCCTCGTCACCCAGGCCGCCAGCTTCGTCAAAGAGCGCACCGTCCGCCGCATGAAGGTTCTCCTCGGCGAAGGACTCATCACCTCCGACGACCCCATCCACATGCGTCAGCGCAAGATCGCCGCGCCAGCCTTCCATCGCCAGCGCATCGCAGCCTACGGAGACCAGATCGTAGACTGCGCCGCCCACCAGAGCCAAGCCTGGCAGCAAGAATCCCCCTCCGGCCAGCCCATCGACATCTCCGCTTCCAGCATGAAGCTCTCGCTCGAGATCGTCGCCCGCACCCTCTTCAACACCGAGGTCACCGCCGACATCCGCAGCATCAACGACGAGGTCAACACCATCATGGACCTCTACAACTTCATCGTCGCTTTCCCCAAAATCGAATCCTTCCTCCACCTGCCCATCCCCGGCATCATGAAGTTTCGCCGCTCCAAAGCCCGACTCGACGCAGTAGTCGACCGCCTGATTCGAGAGCATCGCGAAGCAGCCGCACGCAGCGAACCAGGCAAGGAAGAAAAAACCGGCGGCGACCTCCTCTCCATGCTTCTAGCCAGCAAATACGAGTCCGAAGACCCCACCCAGCAAACCGGCATGTCCGATGAGCAGGTCCGCGACGAGGTCCTCACCATCTTCCTAGCCGGCTACGAAACCGTAGCCAACGGCCTCGCCTGGACCTGGTATCTCCTGAGCCGGAACCCCGCTATCGAAGCCAACCTTCACGCCGAGCTAGACGGAGTCCTCGGCACTGGCTCCTCCCAACGCCTCCCGACACTAGCCGACTACCCAGCCCTCCGTTACACCGAGCAGGTCTTCGCCGAATCCATGCGCCTCTACCCACCCGCCTGGGCGATGGGCCGCATGTCCACCAAACCCATCACCCTCGGCCCCTACACCATCCCACCCGGCGCGCACTTCTTCTTCAGCCAATACATTATGGGCCGCGATCCCCAGTACTTCCCCGACCCACTCCGCTTCGACCCCGACCGCTTCACGCCCGAGAACAAAGCCGCCCGTGCCAAGTTCACCTACTTCCCCTTCGGCGGAGGTAGTCGCCAGTGCATCGGCGAGAGCTTCGCCTGGATGGAGGGCGTCTTCAGCATCGCAACCCTAGCCCAGCGTTGGCGCATGACCTACCTCGGCTCCACACCGCCAGAAGTCCAGGCGAAGATAACCCTGCGCCCACGCGATCCGCTCATGATGCAGCTAATCCCCCGCTAA
- a CDS encoding TOBE domain-containing protein yields the protein MKTSARNMLAGTISRITKGGVNSEVLLETAGGNEVAAIITNGSVNAMGLKEGMKAYALVKASWIILGKELDKSRISTRNILCGVVESIHEGSVNDEVSIKLSGGELLTGVITDGSLHRLELQIGETVCAAFKASSVILAVD from the coding sequence ATGAAGACAAGTGCACGGAATATGCTGGCGGGAACGATCAGCAGGATTACGAAGGGTGGGGTGAACTCCGAGGTGCTCCTAGAGACTGCGGGCGGCAATGAGGTTGCTGCGATCATTACCAATGGCAGCGTAAATGCTATGGGATTGAAAGAAGGGATGAAGGCTTATGCGCTGGTGAAGGCTAGCTGGATCATCCTGGGCAAGGAGTTGGATAAGAGCAGGATCAGCACGCGGAATATTCTTTGCGGCGTGGTGGAGAGTATTCATGAGGGCAGCGTGAACGATGAGGTTTCGATCAAGCTGTCGGGGGGTGAGTTGCTGACCGGCGTGATTACTGATGGTAGTTTGCACCGGTTGGAGTTACAGATAGGTGAGACGGTGTGTGCTGCGTTCAAGGCTTCAAGCGTGATTCTTGCTGTGGATTAA
- a CDS encoding CAP domain-containing protein, with translation MQRASQARTFFLALALAAPLAKAQTAPSRAEQAILQLTNQTRATHNLPPVHWDSALARAAKVHAQRVLREQGELLHQYPGEPDMTTRGAQAGAHFTTISENIGRGPDPTTLQQTWMSSPTHRANILDPNLDAIGIAVIPDQGFLTAVEDFSHSATVQSYDSLEKRVAQILQSHGIASAPSNADARETCTMPTGAAGSPKLVVQWDGPDPTLLPDALLHAISTGQYTSAEVGVCSSKQPNPQFTTYNVAVLLY, from the coding sequence ATGCAGAGAGCAAGCCAAGCACGAACCTTCTTCCTCGCACTAGCCCTCGCGGCCCCTCTCGCCAAGGCCCAAACCGCCCCCTCCCGCGCCGAGCAGGCCATCCTCCAACTCACCAATCAAACCCGAGCCACCCACAATCTCCCGCCCGTCCACTGGGACAGCGCCCTCGCCCGCGCCGCCAAAGTCCACGCCCAGCGAGTCCTGCGTGAACAAGGCGAGTTACTTCATCAGTACCCAGGCGAACCCGACATGACCACCCGCGGCGCCCAGGCCGGTGCCCACTTCACTACCATCTCCGAAAACATTGGCCGCGGCCCCGACCCCACCACCCTCCAACAAACCTGGATGAGCAGTCCAACCCACCGTGCCAACATTCTCGACCCCAATCTGGATGCGATAGGCATCGCCGTCATTCCCGACCAGGGCTTCCTCACCGCCGTCGAGGACTTCTCCCACAGCGCAACCGTTCAGTCCTACGACAGCCTCGAAAAACGCGTAGCTCAGATCCTGCAATCCCACGGCATCGCCTCCGCTCCCTCCAACGCTGACGCCCGCGAGACCTGCACCATGCCTACCGGAGCCGCAGGCTCGCCCAAACTTGTCGTCCAGTGGGATGGCCCCGACCCCACTCTCCTGCCCGATGCTCTCCTGCACGCCATCTCCACCGGCCAATACACCTCCGCCGAAGTAGGAGTCTGCTCCAGCAAACAACCCAATCCCCAGTTCACCACCTACAACGTTGCCGTCCTGCTCTACTGA
- a CDS encoding carbohydrate porin produces MKIGQHLRVGVALLLIGASTALAGQTTGSTGSIRSGATSESSQYQPQAEPALERLLPKYAQELDSATAALGKIPADPLFETDPIGIFTRTTDASVRWLEGSARLRFGATYTFLNQYATVVPDTARRHDQLSGRLDFSGNWAVYDNERTAGSIGLLVRSGTNIGMSQQWNLSDQMGSGIFLNCLQGGGAQRPITVNILYWRQDFLEKRLSFYVGKIHPNQYISLSFYNNDERTQFLNGENDGNLAIASDGTYAGGGAVDFQITHHLYVHALAIDTVGSQQSNIRTLVDKKYLEAVEFGWFAGAPGTRYFHLRGTVWRDDTKNLGSGHGAGIGFDREFSSGWAPFGRYGFATETGTAIRQTDTLGLTNVRPFGRRGDMFGAAFNYIQPTRTGKRHESLFETFYRIRVTKSMEIGPDVQVSIHPMYAAKSYTSVLLNARMRIIF; encoded by the coding sequence GTGAAGATCGGGCAACACCTACGCGTGGGTGTTGCGTTGCTGCTGATCGGAGCTTCGACGGCTCTGGCTGGGCAGACTACGGGATCTACGGGATCAATCAGGTCTGGGGCGACCTCTGAGTCCAGCCAGTATCAGCCTCAAGCGGAACCGGCGCTCGAGAGGCTCCTGCCGAAGTACGCGCAGGAGTTGGACTCTGCGACCGCGGCGTTGGGAAAGATACCGGCTGATCCGCTCTTCGAGACCGATCCGATTGGAATCTTTACCAGAACCACAGATGCCAGCGTCCGTTGGTTGGAAGGTAGTGCGCGGCTTCGATTTGGAGCGACCTATACGTTTCTGAATCAGTATGCGACCGTGGTTCCCGACACGGCGCGGCGGCATGACCAGTTGAGCGGGCGGCTGGATTTTTCGGGTAACTGGGCGGTTTACGACAACGAGAGAACGGCCGGTTCGATTGGGCTGTTGGTACGTTCGGGAACGAATATTGGGATGAGTCAACAGTGGAACCTGAGTGATCAGATGGGCTCGGGCATCTTTTTAAATTGCCTGCAGGGGGGCGGGGCGCAGAGACCGATTACGGTGAATATTCTCTATTGGAGACAGGATTTTCTGGAGAAGAGATTGTCGTTCTATGTGGGTAAGATTCATCCGAATCAGTACATCAGCCTAAGTTTTTATAACAACGATGAGAGAACGCAGTTTTTGAATGGGGAGAACGACGGCAACCTTGCCATTGCATCGGATGGGACCTATGCGGGCGGGGGAGCGGTTGATTTTCAGATCACACACCATCTTTACGTGCATGCTTTAGCGATCGACACGGTGGGTTCGCAACAGAGCAACATCAGAACGCTGGTGGACAAAAAGTATCTGGAGGCGGTGGAGTTTGGCTGGTTTGCCGGTGCGCCGGGCACTCGGTACTTCCATCTCCGTGGTACGGTTTGGCGGGACGACACGAAGAATCTGGGAAGCGGACATGGCGCGGGAATTGGCTTCGATCGTGAGTTTTCGAGTGGCTGGGCGCCGTTTGGGCGCTATGGCTTCGCGACCGAGACAGGAACGGCGATCCGGCAGACCGACACGCTGGGACTGACGAATGTTCGGCCGTTTGGACGGCGGGGCGATATGTTTGGCGCGGCGTTTAATTACATTCAACCGACACGTACGGGAAAGCGGCACGAGAGTCTCTTCGAGACGTTTTATCGGATTCGGGTGACCAAAAGCATGGAGATCGGGCCGGACGTGCAGGTGTCGATTCATCCGATGTATGCGGCGAAGAGTTATACGAGCGTTCTGTTGAATGCTCGTATGCGGATTATTTTTTGA
- a CDS encoding ATP-binding protein, which translates to MTIPISKTALPATFNDFLGNSTAIEHLRTAIAAGRLPHSLILAGPSGAGKYTLALMLSMAVECERQPRELRSYSEALGSNGQSLASFCGVCHNCTRIASAANLEDEVEKAVAAREELKTEADRKDTRVLVQPHPDVLIVPPDPPQLLIKLGQIRTVIQRSHYLPNEAPRKIFILTAANMMKEAANSLLKVLEEPPATVHIIILAENPGELLPTIRSRCATVRLGALPVEEIEMLLTDRRPDIPPKQRTLIARLAQGAAGKALSFDLEAYTASRADALLFLRNAAAANSGSAEPDHTALFKMTETYRAGAEGQQKTSALLRSLSLLLEDLLLLGAGTPELVRNTDLRPELDRLSSTLSFAWIESASRALDQVQSGMRRNLLRSLSLDALAGQLTTSAQ; encoded by the coding sequence ATGACGATACCGATATCCAAAACCGCTCTCCCTGCCACCTTCAACGACTTCCTCGGCAACAGCACCGCCATTGAGCACCTCCGCACCGCCATCGCCGCAGGCCGCCTTCCCCACTCCCTCATCCTCGCCGGCCCCAGCGGAGCAGGAAAGTACACCCTCGCCCTCATGCTCAGCATGGCCGTCGAGTGCGAACGCCAGCCGCGCGAGCTACGCTCCTACAGCGAAGCTCTCGGGTCCAACGGCCAGTCCCTCGCCAGCTTCTGCGGCGTCTGCCACAACTGCACCCGCATCGCCTCCGCCGCCAACCTCGAAGACGAGGTCGAGAAGGCTGTAGCCGCCCGTGAAGAGCTCAAGACCGAAGCCGACAGGAAGGACACCCGCGTCCTCGTCCAGCCGCACCCCGACGTCCTCATCGTTCCACCCGACCCCCCGCAGCTCCTCATCAAACTCGGACAGATCCGCACCGTCATCCAGCGCTCCCACTACCTCCCCAACGAGGCCCCGCGCAAGATCTTTATCCTCACCGCAGCGAACATGATGAAGGAGGCCGCCAACTCCCTACTCAAAGTCCTTGAGGAACCACCCGCGACGGTCCACATCATCATCCTCGCCGAAAACCCCGGCGAACTCCTCCCCACCATTCGCTCCCGCTGTGCCACCGTCCGCCTGGGCGCACTGCCCGTCGAAGAGATCGAGATGCTCCTCACCGACCGCCGTCCAGACATACCGCCCAAGCAGCGCACCCTCATCGCGCGCCTCGCCCAGGGAGCCGCCGGCAAGGCCCTCAGCTTCGACCTCGAAGCCTACACCGCCTCTCGCGCTGACGCACTCCTCTTTCTGCGCAACGCCGCAGCAGCCAACTCCGGCTCCGCCGAGCCAGACCACACCGCCCTCTTCAAGATGACCGAGACCTACCGCGCTGGAGCCGAAGGCCAGCAGAAAACATCAGCTCTCCTCCGCAGCCTCTCCCTGCTTCTTGAAGACCTGCTCCTCCTCGGCGCAGGCACACCCGAGCTGGTTCGCAACACCGACCTGCGCCCCGAGCTTGACCGGCTGAGCAGCACCCTGAGCTTCGCCTGGATCGAATCCGCCTCTCGCGCCCTTGACCAGGTGCAGAGCGGGATGCGCCGCAACCTCCTCCGCAGCCTCTCGCTCGACGCCCTCGCCGGGCAGCTCACGACCTCGGCGCAATAG
- a CDS encoding L-threonylcarbamoyladenylate synthase has product MFSGKTVRFAAEDGVSQAAEMLRAGGTVAFPTETVYGLGANALDAAAVAKIFAAKKRPAWDPVIVHVSDREMLQLVAVVSAKAEALMEAFWPGPLTLLLPRTSAVPDAVTAGRELVGVRMPAHPVALELIRSASVPVAAPSANLFGRTSPTTAAHVLEDLDGRIDAVLDGGATSVGVESTVLDVEAMTIYRPGAVTAEMIASVAGEVTIFQSEAVELSGIAEPPESLPSPGVGLRHYAPRAKLVLVDVVSDSDLIYALNPAIERYERTSDLLGDLLGVMLPDDWDAHSAKYVFPWGPWGNNEVLARRLFAGLRMLDEAGATVILCPLPDANGVGLALRDRLQKAARKK; this is encoded by the coding sequence ATGTTCAGTGGAAAAACGGTACGGTTCGCTGCGGAAGATGGAGTTTCGCAGGCCGCCGAGATGCTGCGCGCGGGTGGGACGGTGGCGTTTCCGACCGAGACCGTGTACGGACTGGGCGCGAATGCTCTTGACGCTGCCGCAGTTGCGAAGATATTTGCGGCGAAGAAGCGGCCTGCGTGGGACCCGGTGATCGTCCATGTGAGCGATCGCGAGATGTTGCAGCTGGTTGCCGTCGTCTCAGCGAAAGCGGAGGCGTTGATGGAGGCCTTCTGGCCGGGGCCGTTGACGCTTCTGCTGCCGCGGACCTCAGCGGTGCCGGATGCTGTCACGGCGGGACGCGAGCTGGTGGGGGTCAGGATGCCTGCGCATCCGGTGGCGCTGGAGTTGATCCGCAGCGCGTCTGTGCCGGTGGCAGCGCCAAGCGCGAACCTGTTCGGAAGAACGAGTCCCACCACTGCGGCCCATGTGTTGGAGGATCTGGACGGGAGGATCGACGCCGTGTTGGATGGAGGTGCGACCTCGGTGGGAGTCGAGTCCACGGTGCTGGATGTGGAAGCGATGACGATCTATCGGCCGGGAGCGGTGACTGCGGAGATGATCGCCTCGGTTGCGGGCGAAGTCACTATCTTCCAGTCTGAGGCGGTGGAGCTGTCGGGGATTGCGGAGCCTCCTGAGAGCCTCCCTTCGCCGGGCGTCGGGCTGCGGCACTATGCTCCGCGGGCGAAGCTGGTATTAGTGGATGTGGTCTCCGACTCCGATTTGATCTACGCTCTCAACCCGGCGATCGAACGCTATGAGCGCACTTCGGATCTGCTCGGGGATCTGCTCGGAGTGATGCTGCCGGATGATTGGGATGCTCACTCCGCGAAGTATGTCTTTCCGTGGGGGCCGTGGGGCAACAACGAAGTTCTGGCACGGAGACTCTTCGCCGGACTGCGCATGCTGGACGAAGCAGGGGCCACCGTGATCCTCTGCCCATTGCCCGATGCGAATGGAGTTGGTCTCGCGTTGCGGGATCGCCTGCAAAAAGCCGCCCGCAAAAAGTGA
- a CDS encoding class IV adenylate cyclase, producing MQNSEIELKFPVPDPEALQARLAQLGFHLVTPRTFEHNTLYDTPSRDLRARKQILRLRQYGSLSTLTHKRLPDQEDPVDTTRYKIRVETETTIAEPEAMAEIFKQLGYLPAFVYEKYRTEWSHSADPGSEVTAHLVAHLVLDETPIGTYAELEGPTAWIDQTLAALNIDLATCLTDSYGKLFLDWKQRTASPAENLTFAEVTSPVLSLR from the coding sequence ATGCAGAACTCTGAGATCGAACTCAAGTTCCCCGTCCCCGATCCAGAAGCTCTCCAGGCCCGCCTCGCGCAGTTAGGCTTCCACCTCGTCACTCCCCGCACCTTCGAGCACAACACCCTCTACGACACCCCCAGCCGCGACCTCCGCGCCCGCAAACAAATCCTCCGCCTGCGGCAGTACGGCAGCCTCTCGACCCTCACTCACAAGCGCCTCCCGGACCAAGAGGACCCCGTCGACACCACCCGCTATAAGATCCGTGTCGAGACCGAGACCACCATCGCCGAACCCGAGGCCATGGCCGAGATCTTCAAGCAGCTGGGCTACCTCCCTGCCTTTGTCTACGAGAAGTACCGCACCGAGTGGTCGCACTCCGCAGACCCCGGCTCCGAAGTCACCGCGCACCTCGTCGCCCATCTTGTCCTTGACGAGACCCCCATCGGCACCTACGCCGAGCTCGAAGGCCCCACCGCCTGGATCGACCAGACCCTCGCCGCACTCAACATCGACCTAGCAACCTGCCTCACCGACAGCTACGGCAAGCTCTTTCTCGACTGGAAGCAGCGCACCGCCAGCCCCGCCGAAAATCTCACCTTCGCCGAAGTAACCTCCCCCGTCCTCTCTCTCCGCTAA
- a CDS encoding energy transducer TonB produces the protein MAIPLRSSRPLLLAGSVALCVGTAFAGNVHRAIVSRTSPSYPELAKRMHVGGKVVLLVTIQADGTVSATKVESGHALLAPAAQDAVTHWRFAPNSEASESEIEVNFNLDQ, from the coding sequence TTGGCAATCCCACTTCGCTCTTCGCGCCCCCTTCTTCTTGCCGGAAGCGTCGCCCTCTGCGTTGGCACTGCCTTCGCAGGCAACGTTCATCGCGCAATCGTCTCCCGCACGAGCCCCTCCTACCCCGAACTGGCGAAACGTATGCACGTAGGCGGCAAGGTTGTTCTTCTCGTCACCATTCAGGCAGACGGAACAGTATCGGCCACCAAAGTAGAGTCCGGCCACGCGCTTCTCGCTCCCGCCGCCCAGGACGCGGTCACCCACTGGCGCTTCGCCCCGAACTCCGAAGCCTCCGAGTCGGAGATCGAAGTCAACTTCAACCTCGACCAGTAG
- a CDS encoding methyl-accepting chemotaxis protein has translation MQLQSKMFLMTGAIVATTVFSACIAHRYIGEANALSNMVTENRIPVIMSSRDIRSHFTDTVRLLESYMLFGIDANASATYRNARRQEFEQAKASLALLHQQTSHFDLGSDAPRLIALDNDLAALKVLEEKVESLNESKTPQGSAAAYDTLQNQILPLENTLFSNISEITQSQTRLANEEQAHLREANHFTLIVLWFGTIIASLIGITVSIYLARKITYALNLVMHRADAIASGDLSGQPLVLDTSDQTGALANAVQKMQSNLAGIIGTLAQTVSTITGSAATMGTASDQIHRRMDQQSQQTQQAATAMQEMSASIAEVSRHTQSAAETARSAAETAREGGTIVKQVLGSMHSIATAVSDTSATVGLLGDDSRRISQIVTVIDEIARKTNLLALNAAIEAARAGDQGRGFAVVAGEVRRLAESTAQATGEIASMIQGIQDRTLTAIASMESGTGTVQQGVITTNQAGEALERIIGMAERVDRMIAQIAIAASQQTAAADQSSASLHSIHSLSHENLTEMATTAAGIESLRSTAVTLEQQVERFSLSSAPDSRLIRVAKTSERHATFQHA, from the coding sequence ATGCAACTGCAGTCGAAGATGTTCCTGATGACTGGCGCCATCGTCGCCACTACCGTTTTCAGCGCATGTATCGCCCACCGGTACATCGGAGAGGCCAACGCTCTCTCGAACATGGTCACGGAGAATCGCATCCCCGTCATCATGTCCAGTCGCGACATCCGCTCCCACTTCACCGACACCGTTCGCCTGCTGGAGTCCTACATGCTCTTCGGCATCGACGCGAACGCTTCGGCTACCTATCGCAACGCCCGGCGCCAGGAGTTCGAGCAGGCCAAGGCTTCGCTGGCCCTGCTCCACCAGCAGACCTCGCACTTCGACCTGGGCTCCGATGCCCCGCGGCTCATCGCCCTCGACAACGACCTCGCAGCGCTCAAGGTCCTCGAAGAGAAGGTCGAAAGCCTTAATGAATCGAAGACCCCGCAGGGCTCGGCCGCCGCCTACGACACCCTGCAGAACCAGATTCTCCCTCTCGAAAACACCCTCTTCTCCAACATTAGCGAGATCACGCAGTCCCAGACCCGGCTCGCCAACGAAGAGCAGGCGCACCTCCGTGAGGCCAACCACTTCACTCTCATCGTCCTCTGGTTCGGCACCATCATCGCCTCCCTCATCGGAATCACGGTATCGATCTATCTGGCTCGCAAGATCACCTACGCCCTAAATCTGGTCATGCACCGCGCCGACGCCATCGCCTCCGGCGATCTCAGCGGCCAGCCTCTGGTGCTGGACACCAGCGACCAGACCGGAGCCCTCGCTAACGCCGTTCAGAAGATGCAGTCCAACCTCGCCGGCATCATCGGCACGCTGGCTCAAACCGTCTCCACCATCACCGGCAGCGCCGCGACTATGGGCACCGCCAGCGATCAGATTCATCGCCGCATGGACCAGCAGAGTCAGCAGACCCAGCAGGCCGCCACCGCCATGCAGGAGATGTCGGCCTCCATCGCCGAGGTCTCCCGCCACACCCAGTCCGCCGCCGAGACCGCCCGCAGCGCCGCCGAGACCGCCCGCGAAGGCGGCACTATCGTCAAGCAGGTTCTCGGCAGCATGCACTCTATCGCCACCGCTGTCAGCGACACCTCCGCCACCGTCGGCCTGCTTGGCGACGACTCACGCCGCATCTCGCAGATCGTCACCGTCATTGACGAGATCGCCCGCAAGACCAACCTGCTCGCCCTCAACGCCGCCATCGAGGCCGCCCGCGCAGGCGATCAGGGCCGCGGATTCGCTGTAGTCGCCGGAGAGGTTCGCCGCCTCGCCGAATCTACCGCACAGGCCACCGGCGAGATCGCCAGCATGATTCAAGGCATTCAGGACCGCACCCTCACCGCCATCGCCAGCATGGAGAGCGGCACCGGAACTGTGCAGCAGGGCGTCATCACCACCAATCAGGCTGGTGAAGCTCTCGAACGCATCATCGGCATGGCGGAACGTGTCGACCGCATGATCGCCCAGATCGCCATCGCCGCCTCCCAGCAGACCGCCGCGGCCGACCAGTCCAGCGCCAGCCTGCACTCGATCCACTCTCTCAGCCACGAAAATCTCACCGAGATGGCCACTACTGCAGCCGGAATCGAATCGCTCCGCTCCACAGCAGTCACACTCGAGCAACAGGTTGAGCGCTTCAGCCTCAGCTCGGCACCCGACTCAAGGCTGATTCGCGTCGCAAAGACCTCTGAGCGTCATGCCACCTTCCAGCACGCATAA
- a CDS encoding energy transducer TonB has protein sequence MANSLLTPPPQIDPERQAPTLRPADAPKLNEETDGSMWTSFFANLRDAFSRSDEAPLQLESRPAESDMVIEEEGVFSSLWNSIRDVFFPVKLPPLVLESKPIAVVDRMKTKQNPIATTSAVVIYGLIILLIAFLLAKKVQFAAPVRTIQVTDLSIPPQAPPRAQAMGGGGGQKGPTPVVKGSPPKFADTQIVPPNKPPLVEPKIKIEPTIEVQQDVKMASNLPQVGVPNSPIIGPYSGGGGTGTGLGSGNGSGLGPGSGGNTGGGPRRIGGGVSAPVLIFSVEPEFSEEARKAKVAGNVLVNLWVDTNGNPSHVHVIRGVGMGLDEKAMEAVRQYKFKPAMENGKPVLVELNVEVNFQIF, from the coding sequence ATGGCAAATAGTTTATTGACACCTCCACCGCAGATAGATCCAGAGAGACAGGCTCCGACCCTGCGACCGGCAGATGCTCCAAAGTTGAACGAAGAGACCGATGGATCCATGTGGACCTCGTTCTTCGCGAACCTGCGGGATGCGTTCAGCCGATCCGACGAAGCTCCGCTACAGCTGGAATCCCGGCCGGCTGAGAGCGATATGGTGATTGAAGAAGAGGGAGTCTTTTCTTCCCTGTGGAACAGCATCCGGGATGTGTTCTTCCCAGTGAAGCTGCCGCCACTGGTGCTGGAGTCGAAGCCGATAGCGGTTGTCGACCGGATGAAGACGAAGCAGAATCCTATTGCGACGACATCCGCCGTCGTGATCTATGGATTGATTATTCTGCTGATCGCGTTTTTGCTGGCGAAGAAGGTTCAGTTTGCGGCTCCCGTGAGGACTATTCAGGTGACGGATCTTTCGATTCCACCGCAGGCGCCGCCTCGGGCTCAGGCGATGGGTGGAGGCGGTGGTCAAAAAGGGCCAACTCCAGTAGTCAAGGGATCCCCGCCGAAGTTTGCGGATACGCAGATTGTGCCGCCGAACAAGCCCCCGCTCGTTGAGCCTAAGATCAAGATTGAGCCGACGATTGAAGTGCAGCAGGATGTGAAGATGGCGAGCAACCTGCCGCAGGTCGGAGTTCCTAACTCGCCGATCATTGGCCCATATTCGGGTGGCGGCGGGACGGGTACCGGTCTCGGATCGGGCAACGGATCGGGGCTTGGACCTGGGTCGGGCGGCAATACCGGTGGCGGACCAAGGCGTATTGGCGGCGGCGTCTCGGCTCCGGTGCTGATCTTTTCGGTGGAACCGGAGTTTTCTGAGGAAGCTCGGAAGGCGAAGGTTGCCGGAAATGTTCTAGTCAACCTGTGGGTCGATACCAATGGAAATCCCAGCCACGTCCATGTGATTCGCGGCGTTGGCATGGGTCTGGATGAGAAGGCAATGGAAGCTGTGAGGCAGTATAAGTTCAAGCCGGCCATGGAAAATGGGAAGCCTGTTCTGGTGGAACTGAACGTTGAGGTTAACTTCCAGATCTTCTAA